The Pseudomonas putida nucleotide sequence GGGTTGAGAATGCCGCCGTCGACCAGCATGCGGTTGCCTTGCATCACTGGCGTGAACAGGCTCGGAATCGCCGCCGAAGCACGCATGGCCTGATGCAGGCAGCCCTCCTGGAACCAGATTTCCTGCTGGTTGGTAAGGTCGGCCGCTACCGCCGTGTAAGGGATGCGCAGCTGCTCGATGTTCATGTCGCCAACGATCTTGCGAATCTGGCCAAACACCTTGTCACCGCGGATGGCACCAAGGCGAAAGCTGACGTCGACCAGGCGCAGCACGTCCAGGTAGTCCAGGCTTTCGATCCAGTTGCGGTATTCCTCTAGTTTGCCTGCCGCGTAGATGCCGCCAATCACTGCGCCCATGGAGCAGCCGGCGATACAGGCGATATCGTAGCCGCGCCGTTCGATTTCCTCGATCACGCCGATATGGGCATACCCACGAGCGCCTCCCGATCCCAACACCAATGCCACGCGTTTGCTCATGAGCTTTCCCCGGCTTGTGCAACCATGGTCCTACAATGCACCGAGCGTTGCCTGTGCTTCAATAAACACTCTAGGCAAAGCATGTCAGGCGCGGCACTTTTCATCCGGCCGGGCGTCGAACAGCCACTCTATTTCAACCGTTGAGGTAACACCGATGAAAGCCTGGATCTGCCTTCCACTGATTGCCCTGGCGCTGGCCGGTTGCGCGGGTAAGACGGCTTATCGTGAAAGCTGCGCGACACAGCTCGATGCCGCCTGGAAGGAACTTGACCTGGCCAAGGCCGAAGGCTTCGCCGGCGCCGTAAGCTACTCCAAGGCGCTGTCGCTGTTGACCGGCGCCAAGACTCAGCAGCAGTTCGAAGGTTACGAGAGCTGCACCAACAAAGCCGAAAAGGCCCGATTCTACATTCGTGAGTCGCGCGCCGGGCGCTGACCAAGGAGCGTCACATGTCCGCCATGCTCGATCATCTCGTTGCCCAGTTGCTGGCCTTGCAGGTGCGTCTGCTGGCCTGTCGCGAGCGCCTGGACGCCAATACCGACAGCGAGGCCCTGCACGACCTGCGGACCACTCTGCGGCGCCTGCGCAGCCTGCTGCGGCCACTGAAGGGGCTGCCGGGGGTGGAGCAACTGGAGGAGGCGGCCAAGTCATTGGGCACTTTGACCACGCCCCTGCGTGATCGTGAGGTGCTGGCCGCCGAGCTGATCGGGCGCGGCCATGTCGAAGCCGGGCAGCGGCGCCTGGCAGGGCGCGACAGGACCTTCGCCAGCGTTGCCGCCAGCCCGCAGTTGACCCGGGTGCTGGCGATCGTCGATGCGTTTCCGCTGTTCTTGCGGGCAGCGGATCGCGAGGGGCTGGCCAAGTCGCTGGGCAAGCGTATCGACAAGCGCCTGCTCAAACAGTGGCACAAACTGCGCGGGGCCCTGCAGGACCCAGCCCATGATCGCCATCGCTTGCGCCTGCTGATCAAGCGGGTGCGCTATGGCGACGAGGCCTATCCGCAGCTCGACCATGCCGGCAAGAAACTGCAGCGCCTGTTGAAGAAGGCCCAAGGGGATCTGGGTGATTGGCATGACCGCCTGCAGTGGTTGCTGCAGGCCAAGGACCACCCCGACCTGGCGCCTTGCACGGTCGACTGGGAGCAGGAGCTGCACGAGGCAGAGCGCACCTCCGATGTCACCCTTGATGCGCTGCAGGCCGCGCTAAAGCGGCGTCAGCCCGGCAAATGACCGATATGCGGGCTGATCGGCCGGGGTTTGCTGGCTAGTATTGGCGGACCTTTCGTTACAGGCAGGAGCCGGCCGATGAATTTCAACCAATTGCTCGACGCCGTGCGGGAAAACCCTGGCGCGGTCAGCATTCCGCCCAGCTGGGCTCAGGGGCGGGCCGTGTTCGGCGGCCTGATGGCTGCCCTCGTTCATGAAAGCATGCGCCTGAAGCTGGCTGATGACCGCCCGGTGCGCTCGCTGGCCATCAGCTTCGTCAGCCCGGCGGCAGCGGATATGCCCATTCGTTTCGAGGTCGAGGTGCTGCGTGAGGGCAAGGCGGTCAGCACGCTGCTGGGCCGCGCCATTCAGAATGGTCAGGTGGTGACGCTGGTGCAGGGTAATTTCGGTGCGGGTCGGCCATCGGTGGTCGATGTTGCGGCTGCACCCGCCGTGGAGATGAAACCACTTGAGCAGGCGGCGCCGGAGTTGCCCTACATCAAGGGCGTCACTCCAGAGTTCATGCGCCATGTCGCCTTGCGTTGGGCGGTGGGCGGCCTGCCGTTCAGTGGCAATCAGTCGCGTTACATGGGCGGCTGGGTGCGCTTGCGCGATGTTGCCGAAGAGCAGGTCAACGAGGCGCATCTGCTGGCCTTGGTGGATGCTTGGCCTCCGAGCCTGATGCCGTTC carries:
- a CDS encoding CHAD domain-containing protein, which encodes MSAMLDHLVAQLLALQVRLLACRERLDANTDSEALHDLRTTLRRLRSLLRPLKGLPGVEQLEEAAKSLGTLTTPLRDREVLAAELIGRGHVEAGQRRLAGRDRTFASVAASPQLTRVLAIVDAFPLFLRAADREGLAKSLGKRIDKRLLKQWHKLRGALQDPAHDRHRLRLLIKRVRYGDEAYPQLDHAGKKLQRLLKKAQGDLGDWHDRLQWLLQAKDHPDLAPCTVDWEQELHEAERTSDVTLDALQAALKRRQPGK
- a CDS encoding acyl-CoA thioesterase → MNFNQLLDAVRENPGAVSIPPSWAQGRAVFGGLMAALVHESMRLKLADDRPVRSLAISFVSPAAADMPIRFEVEVLREGKAVSTLLGRAIQNGQVVTLVQGNFGAGRPSVVDVAAAPAVEMKPLEQAAPELPYIKGVTPEFMRHVALRWAVGGLPFSGNQSRYMGGWVRLRDVAEEQVNEAHLLALVDAWPPSLMPFLKQPAAGSTLTWTIEFIQPTAKLSTLDWCYYRVETEHARDGYGHAAAALWSAEGQLLALSRQTVTVFA